The following coding sequences lie in one Synergistaceae bacterium genomic window:
- a CDS encoding branched-chain amino acid ABC transporter permease, whose product MSGYAEGILVLLCINVIAAMGVSLLTGFTGIFSLGHAAYMALGAYTSAILTVKYGFHYVPAVFLGAGVAVAVAFFIGVPTLKLMGDYYAIASIGLCEAIRLILENWQSVTRGARGYPGIDAYTTLPVALAFVVVMAIFMFNIINSRFGRACKACRDDHVAASLLGFNTARIRVVSLMISAFYCGVAGALLGGFLSFIQPVMFDMMKSTELTSVVVFGGLGSMSGCILGTAVITLVTELFRPISQYRMLIYGAVLVIIMVLRPEGIMGNREFTTWIKDAVGRRAK is encoded by the coding sequence ATGTCAGGATATGCTGAAGGAATTCTGGTCCTCCTGTGCATCAACGTGATCGCTGCCATGGGGGTCTCTCTGCTCACCGGCTTCACTGGGATATTCTCGCTGGGTCACGCGGCCTATATGGCCCTCGGGGCCTATACATCCGCAATTCTCACGGTTAAATACGGGTTCCATTATGTCCCGGCCGTCTTCCTGGGCGCGGGAGTTGCCGTCGCCGTCGCCTTCTTCATCGGGGTGCCCACCCTGAAGCTGATGGGAGACTACTACGCCATCGCCTCCATAGGGCTGTGCGAGGCGATAAGGCTGATCCTGGAGAACTGGCAGTCGGTGACGCGGGGCGCTCGCGGATATCCGGGGATCGACGCCTACACCACCCTGCCCGTGGCGCTTGCTTTCGTCGTCGTGATGGCCATATTCATGTTCAATATCATCAACAGTCGTTTCGGAAGGGCCTGCAAGGCGTGCAGGGACGACCACGTGGCGGCGTCTCTGCTGGGCTTCAACACGGCAAGGATAAGAGTCGTCAGCCTGATGATCTCGGCCTTCTACTGCGGCGTGGCGGGTGCCCTGCTGGGCGGCTTCCTCTCCTTCATCCAGCCGGTCATGTTTGACATGATGAAGTCCACCGAGCTGACATCCGTCGTCGTCTTCGGAGGACTCGGCTCCATGAGCGGATGCATCCTCGGCACGGCGGTCATCACGCTTGTGACGGAGCTCTTCCGCCCGATCTCGCAGTACAGAATGCTGATCTACGGCGCTGTGTTGGTCATCATCATGGTCCTTCGTCCGGAGGGAATAATGGGCAACCGTGAATTCACCACCTGGATCAAGGATGCAGTGGGGAGGCGGGCGAAATGA
- a CDS encoding ABC transporter ATP-binding protein, with product MSAFFQLSGVTKNFGGVTAVDDMTFTIERGELAGLMGPNGAGKTTIFNLVTGVYPLDSGTITYKGEDLAPFKTYRIIHKGISRTFQNLRLFQRSSVLENVMTAAQHGIPYSFFEGVTHLGRWRGGEKDIKKKSMDLLDRVGLADRAHQAAGTLPYGHQRRLEIARALALDPEFLLLDEPAAGMNAEEVISLNALIRDLHRDFDLTILVIEHHMDLIMEICPHIVCMNFGAKIAEGTPDEIQNHPEVLKAYLGEEDDE from the coding sequence ATGAGCGCGTTTTTCCAGCTCTCCGGCGTGACGAAGAACTTCGGAGGAGTCACGGCCGTTGACGACATGACGTTCACCATCGAGAGGGGCGAGCTCGCAGGCCTGATGGGGCCGAACGGTGCCGGGAAGACGACCATCTTCAACCTTGTGACGGGGGTCTATCCCCTTGACTCGGGAACCATCACCTACAAGGGCGAGGACCTGGCCCCCTTCAAGACGTACAGGATAATCCACAAGGGAATATCCAGGACCTTCCAGAACCTTCGCCTCTTCCAGCGCTCCTCGGTGCTCGAGAACGTCATGACCGCCGCGCAGCACGGCATACCCTACTCCTTCTTCGAAGGGGTGACCCACCTAGGGCGTTGGCGCGGCGGGGAGAAAGACATCAAAAAGAAGAGCATGGACCTGCTGGACAGGGTCGGGCTGGCGGACAGGGCTCACCAGGCCGCCGGCACCCTGCCCTATGGCCACCAGAGGCGGCTCGAGATTGCTCGCGCCCTTGCCCTCGACCCGGAATTCCTACTGCTCGACGAGCCCGCGGCTGGGATGAACGCCGAGGAGGTCATCTCCCTCAACGCACTGATACGTGACCTGCACCGGGATTTCGACCTGACCATACTGGTCATCGAGCACCACATGGATCTGATAATGGAGATATGCCCTCACATAGTGTGCATGAACTTCGGCGCCAAGATCGCCGAGGGGACGCCCGACGAGATCCAGAATCACCCGGAGGTGCTGAAGGCGTATCTTGGAGAGGAGGATGACGAATGA
- a CDS encoding ABC transporter ATP-binding protein, with the protein MSEPRINDKEVLLEVDDFYVNYGAIKALSGVSLKVFKGEIVCVIGSNGAGKSTLMNSIMGMVRRESGEVRLDGAVLDRRAYRVVQQGISLSPEGRRVFAPLTVLENLKMGAFPRGKTVDLDNDLEWVFNLFPRLKERIGQYAGTLSGGEQQMLAIGRALMSRPKVLLLDEPSLGLAPIVIKDIFKELRLINDEGVTILLVEQNARQALLLSDRGYVIQTGKIVMEGPSKELMENADIKAAYLGGAAAG; encoded by the coding sequence ATGAGCGAGCCGCGTATAAACGATAAAGAGGTCCTCCTCGAGGTGGACGACTTTTACGTCAACTACGGCGCCATCAAGGCCCTCTCCGGAGTCTCGCTGAAGGTCTTCAAGGGCGAGATCGTCTGCGTCATCGGCTCCAACGGAGCGGGAAAATCGACTCTGATGAACTCCATAATGGGCATGGTCCGCCGGGAGAGCGGCGAAGTTCGCTTGGACGGCGCAGTGCTCGACAGGCGGGCCTACAGGGTCGTACAGCAGGGAATATCTCTCAGCCCGGAGGGACGCAGGGTCTTCGCTCCCCTCACTGTGCTGGAGAATCTGAAGATGGGCGCTTTTCCAAGGGGAAAGACGGTCGATCTGGACAACGACCTTGAATGGGTCTTCAACCTCTTCCCTCGACTTAAGGAGCGCATCGGACAGTACGCGGGCACCCTCTCAGGAGGAGAGCAGCAGATGCTTGCCATAGGCAGGGCCCTTATGTCGCGCCCGAAAGTCCTGCTTCTCGACGAACCCTCCCTTGGGCTGGCGCCGATAGTCATCAAGGACATCTTCAAGGAGCTGCGCCTGATAAACGACGAGGGAGTCACCATCCTACTCGTCGAGCAGAACGCGCGCCAGGCTCTTCTTCTGTCCGACCGAGGCTACGTCATTCAGACGGGAAAGATCGTGATGGAGGGCCCCTCGAAGGAACTGATGGAAAACGCCGACATCAAGGCGGCATATCTTGGAGGCGCCGCCGCCGGCTAG